ATCAGCTACGTGCGTTGTGATGGCGGCATGACAGTTCTCGTCGCTGCCAATCTCTCCGCGGCCGGAGCCTCCCTGCGACTCGATCTCAGTCGCTGGCGCGGTGAGCGAACCCGTGAGGTGCTCTGGGGCTGTGAATACCCGCCTGCATCGGATTCATGGTTTGTCTATCTCCCCGCCCATGGATTCAGCTGGTGGCTGATCGGTGAGGTGGAAGACGTGGAAGGAGTGGAGGATGTGCGGGACGCCGAGGACGTTCGGCAGCCCTCTTGACCCCAGCCAGCTCAGCGCTCATGCATTCAACGCAAGCGCTGAGCTGTCCTCCCTGCCGCACTCTTCAAGAATCGTCCTCACCACAGGCGTGAGGCGTTCAGCTTCGCTGCAGTTCACCATGGCCAGTCGATTTCGTCGTGCGAGCAGATCGGTGATGCCATGGGCATGTTCTGCGGCGACGGCGTGGCGAAGTTCTCCCTCACAGATCGGAATCACGTCACTGAGCGGTTCCCGTTGTTGGGCCGTCCAACCGCTCACGAGCTCGGCTGCTGCCAGCCCGTGATTGCCCTCCAGGTGCTCGATCTGGTGCTGAAGCCAGGGGGAGTCAGGAAGCAGATCGTTCAGTAGCTGACGTTGTTGCACCAGCCGTTCCGAGGTCCTGGAGGGATCGACGTCGGATCCCAGCAAGGGGAGCGTCTTGGGGGGTGGCAAGGGCCTGTCCAGTTGCTTGGCAACGGCCTCCAGCGTGTCGATCGCCATCGGTCGGCAGGTGGTCCATTTGCCGCCCATCACGCTCACCAATCCACTGGGCAGGGTCTCCACCTCGTGCTCCCGCACGACACGGCTGCTGTTCACATCGGCATCGGCGGGTTTGAGGAGCGGTCGGCCGCCTGCCCAGCAGCTGCCGATGTCGGGGTCGCCTACTTCAGGGAACCATCGCTTCACGTAATCGAGCAGGTAGGTCTGCTCCTGATCGGACGGCTGTGCCGCCTGTTCCTGAGGACAGGCGGTGTCGGTGGTGCCCACCAGCGTCCCCCCGAAGAAGGGCAGCATGAACAGGACGCGTCCGTCATCGGTGGAGGGGAGCAGCAGTCCTATCCGTTCAGGACAGAGATTCTGTTTAAGCACGATGTGCACGCCGCGGCTCGTGAGCATGCGTTCACTGCAGTCCGCCGATGCCATGCGTCGCACCGCATCGGCATGCAGCCCAGTGGCATTGACCACGGTGCGTGCACGCCAGCGCTGACGCTCCCCGCTTGCGTTTTCGCTGATGGCCCCACACACCTGCCCGTCGCTGTTCTTTTCCAGTGCGACCACCGGCGTGCGGTTCCTGACGACAGCACCGGCCCGCTCGGCGGTGAGGGCCAGCAGCAGATTCAGTCGAGCATCGTCGAACTGTCCATCGCTGTAGGCCACGCCCCTGCGGATGTCGTCGCGAAGCTGAGGCAGGGCGACCTGCAGTTGTTCTCTCGAAAGCAATCTGCTGCTGCCGATGCCTGCCTTGCCGGACAGGGCGTCATAAAGACCGAGTCCAAGGCGGTAGTAGAGCTGCCCGATCACGCAGTCGGTCGGTAGCGCTAGCTCCAGGCGATGGGCCAGAAATGGAGCTTGCTGCAACCAGTGGCCGCGTTCCAGCAGGGCTTCCCTCACCAGTCGCAGTTGCGCCTGGTCAGCGGTTTTGAATGCCAGCTCGAGATACCGGACACCCCCATGCAACAACTTGGTGCTGCGTGAGCTGGTGCCACTGGCGAAGTCGTTGGCTTCGAGCAAAGCAACCCGAAGGCCGCGGCGGACGGCTTCATAGGCGACGCAAGCGCCGCTGGCGCCGCCACCAATGATCAGAATGTCGTAACAGGTGTCATCCATGCCAGTGAAGACTCCTTGCGACAGCATCGTTCCAGCGCTTGAGCCAGGCTTGTCGCTCCTCCGTTCCCATCGAGGGGGTGAAGGTCGCGGTCTGCTGCTCCCGCGTTGAGACCAGATCACTGAGATCTGAAATCACCCCTGCTTGCACGCCGGCCAACAACGCCACACCCCGCGCGGTGCTTTCCAGGTGGGCTGGACGTCGAACACGCAGACCTGTGCTGTCCGCCTGCGCCTGCAGAAGGGGATCCGATGCTGCCGCTCCCCCGTCGACAGCGAGCTCGCCCAGGCTGTGCCCGATTGACTGCTCTGCCAGCTGCACTAGGCCAGCCACTGACAGGGCGATGCCGTCGAGCGCTGCACGGGCGATCTGGGCACGACAGCTGTTCCGGGTTAAGCCGATCAGCAGCCCACGGGCGCCAGGGTCCCAATGGGGGGTGCCCCAGCCGGTGAATGCCGGAACGAGCATCACGCCACCTGAGTTCTCCACACCATTGGCGAGCCGGTTGATCTCATCGGCGGTCTCGATGATGCCGAGCCCATCCCGCAGCCACTGAACAACGGTGCCTGCATTGAACAGGCTGCCTTCAAGGCAATACGTCGGTTCACCTTGGTCATTCGTCCAGCCCAGCGTGCTGAGTAGTCCTGCATCACTGCGGCGGATTGTGCCGCCGGTGTTCACCACCAGGAAGGCACCGGTGCCGTAGGTGCATTTGGCTTCGCCAGGTTCAAGGCATAACTGCCCGAGGGTGGCGGCCTGCTGATCACCCAGAAGCGCGCCGATGGGCACACCCGCGAACGGCAGCCCTGCCGCGATCGCTCCGAAATTGCCGCGGCAGGGCACCAGTGTCGGCAGGGCACTGGTGGGAAGCTGGGCCTGCTCGCAGAACGACTCCACCCACTCTCGACGCTGCAGGTCCATCAACAGCGTGCGGCTGGCGTTGCTCATATCGGAGCAATGCCGGGTGGCACCGCTCAGATGCCAAAGCAGCCAGCTCTCAACCGTTCCGAAGCAGAGGTCGTTCTGGTTGGCGGCTTGGCGGGCTGCGGATTCGTGCTGGATCAACCAGTGGATTTTGCTGGCGCTGAAGTAGGGATCCAGCAGCAGTCCTGTGTGTGCTCTCCACTCCTGCTCCAGCCCTTCCTGCTTCCATCGGTCACAGAGAGCGGCCGTGCGACCGTCCTGCCAGACCAGAGCTGGGCCGCAGGGCTGCCCATCGCTACGGCGCCAAAGAATGGTGGTCTCGCGTTGATTGGTGATGCCGCAGGCGACGACAGCACTGCGCTGCTCTGGAGTAATGGATTGCTCCAGGCGGCTCATCGCCAGTCGCTGGCTTTCCCAGATGGCCATGGGGTCCTGTTCCACCCAGCCATCAGCGGGGTACTGGATCGCCAGGGGAGCGGTGGCACTGGCGATCGGACATCCACGTTCGTCGTAGAGCGCGGCCCGGGAACTACTGGTGCCTTGATCCAGTGCCAGCAGGAGTGGCGGTGCAGCCATACGGGAATCGTTTTCCACGTGCTAGCGGGGGGGAGATGGTCGTGCAAAGGAGCGTGAGGAACACTGAAGTGTTTATGAGCGGTCTGTCCGTTCCTCGCATGAACCAGTCATCCGATGAAGATGTTTATTCCTCGTCTGCGCGACCAGTTCGGTTGGCTGTTGATCCAATCAGCTGGACCTCGGGATGCATCAGCTGGAAGTCTTTCAATCGCTGTTCAAGATCTGTCCTGAGATCGCGAATGGCAGTTGTGGCGCTGTGCTCGCGTCTCGTGACGAGCGCAACACCGGTGTTCACATTCAGACGGAGTGGTAAAGCAACGAGCTTTGGTTTGTCTTGATCGTGTCGCAGCACGGAGCCCAGATGCAGGGTGCTTGCGTTTGCCTGCTGACTGGTTCCTGACTGCGTGGTCTGTTTTTTTGTCTTTCGCAGCGGAGAGAAATCAAGGGATTGCAGCACCCTCTCCGTGCCTGGATAAGCCTTAGGTGGAATGTGCTCAAGGGGGTACTGCTTGACCTGATCAAGCGTGAGATCACCGCGTTTCAGCAGTGGATGGTCTGGGTAGACCAGTAATTGCAGGGGAAGTTGGCATAAGTGAAAGATCGTCAGGTCCTTACCGTCAGTGGGGGCTTCATGCAGTGGGCATAACCAGGCATCCACGATGTTGGTCGTGAGCAAATCCTGGGAGTGCGGCGTGCCAAGTCTTTTGCTGCGTCCAGTCAGCCAACCGTTGGGTGCAGGAGACACAAGGGTCCCATCCAAAAAAAAACTGACGTCTAATCTGAGCGGAGCTTTCTGCAGGAAACGGGCGCATTGATGAACTTTGCGTTCCAGATTGAGAAGCTGAGGGTTGCCATCGATTAACCATTGTCCGCTTGATTTTTGAAAGGAGAGTCCGAAGATTTCAGAGCATTTCTTCAGGTTTCGGCTGACAGTGGTTTGATGCTGATGAAAACGCTCACCAACCTTTTTGCCTGACTGAAGCCAGATCAAGCCATCAAGACTGGAAAGCAGGTCAAGACTGACCAAAACAAGGTCATTACGGAGCTCTCACCCGATCCTCAGAATCTTCGCCTCGTCGAACAATCCCCAGTTCTGGGTAGGGATTAATCCGCCGCTCTGATCGGCAGAGTGATGCGTGCCCGCAGGCCTCCCAAAGGGCTTGGGCTGAGGGCGAGGTCGCCGCCATGTCCTTCAGCAGCGCTGCGAACAAGGAACAGCCCCAAACCACTGCCTTCGGGTTTGCTGCTCATCAGCGTCAGGTCCGACAGTCGCTCTGCAGGGATCCCCGGGCCGTTGTCGTCCACATCAATGATCCACTGGTGGCCGTTGCGGTGCAGGGACACACGGATGAGTGGGCTTTTCTCATCTTGTCCAGCGAGCCGTGGTTCGCTGCTTAGGGCTTCAACGGCATTTTTGAACAGGTTGATCAACGCCAGCTGCAGCTGAATGGCATCGCCTTGAATAACGGTGTATTCATCCGAGATCTGCTGCAGCGGTGTGCTGTCGAACCAGCGCTGGTTGCTGTGGTTCGACTCGACATAACGCACACTGCTTTCAATCACCTGGATCAGATCCACTGGCTCGGTTTTGGTCTGAGCATTGCGAAGAAGCGCCCTGATTTTTTCTGTGATCGTGCTGATGCGCTCGGTTTCCTGATTGAGGGTGACCAATCCATCGTTAATGGCTTTTGGAATGGCTTGATTCACCGTGCGGTCGAGGGCGTGGTGCAGGCTCTGTGATGTGAGGCGCACGATGCTGAGCGGTTGCTTGATTTCATGGGCAATCGAAGCGGCTTCTAGGCTGACTTTGAGCTTGCTGCTCATGGCCGCTAAGGCCTGTTCGTCTTTTTGGCGAATGGTTTGGGTGAGGCGATTGAACGCCTCCACCATGGACTGAATGGCCTGATTCAGATCAAGCACTTCCCGGGTGCTGGAGGCACCAAGGTCGCAGTTGTAGGCCAGGGGGGACGAGCTTTCGGAATCGAGCTCACCCTCTTTGATCTGATGCTTAGTACTCAGGCTTGCTGATGTGAGTGCCGTCAGAGGTGTCAAAAGTCCGCGAATCTGGCGCCGGTTGATCAGAAGAGCGATCAGAATAGCCGTGATGCTGATGCCTAAGAAGAGAATTTGATTTCGCTGCGCGGCACCCCACTCCTGATCGGCTTTGACAGCAGTGATCAGATACCAATCAAGGCCATAGTTCTTTCCCCAAGCTGTTGATTTGGTGAGGAAGTGCTCGTTGTCAACCTTGAAGAGTCCTGGCTGTGTTGATGGCGTTGATATTGATGCTGACTGGTCTGTGCCACTCTGTGATCGGCTTTGAAAGTATTGCGTATGTAAATGACTGGCCAATTGATGATCGAGCTCGCTGATATTGGCTCTGCGAATTTTTTTTCCGTCTCTAACCAGAGTGAGTGTTGGTGATGAACTGGCGACAAGATCTCCATTGGCCTCAACAATCAAGGCTAGGCCTTGGTCATTTTTCCAGACGTCCTGTAGCCATGTGCTGAGTTGGTTGATGATCATGTCAACGCCAACCACGCCAAGCAGCTGTTGATCGTTGCTAACAATCGGTGCGTTGTAGGAAATTGAAAATGTATCGGGCTTGTCCTCCCAGGCATAAATGCTGCTCCAGGTGGGTTTCCCCGCTTTCACGGTGTCGACATACCAAGCTTCCTGGTGGGTGGCACTCATGCCTGGAATAGTGTCCTCTTGCTTCCGTCGGTTTCCTGTCTCAGTCATGCTGAAAACCGCCATCGTTCCGCGACCAAAGCGTTCGCTATCTTCATAGTGAAGGATCTCGCTTTGATTGGTTTTCTCTAGGCCTAGAAAAATGCCATTGGTTCCACCAAAATTGATGTAGTCGACCGGGAATGAATGTAATTGTCGCCAGAATCGATTGCTGAGCCTGTCAAAGTCGTTGAGAAGTTCAGGGTCAGCTGCAATGGCGGCTTCATTCAATTCATTGATAATGGTTGGATAGCTGAGCTTTTTGCTCAGTTGCTCAGACACTTGAACGACAGGAATTCGGGCTCTGAGAGCCTCACGTTGTTGGATGGCACCCTGGCGCCCGAGGCTGAAGCTGAACACACTGAGCGAGCCAGCAACGAGGATGAGCTGTGCACCGGTGGTCAGGCTGAGTTTTTCGGCGAGTGACTGCTTCTTCTTCGGCATCAGTCAATCTTTTGGATGTGCTGATTGAGAGCGGCCGCTCGAATCAGTTCGGCGCCACTGAGGTTCATGTGTCTTGCAATGGCTTTGCGATGTGTTTCCACAGTGGAAATTGAGCTGCCAAGTTCTTGGGCGATCTCCTTGTTGCTTTTTCCTTCTCCAATTAAGCCATAGATTTCTTTTTGTCGCTCGGTCAGCGTCTGATGAACGGGTTGGATGATTTGATTTAGGCAGTTTCGCAATGCTTCGAAAGCATCGGCCTTGTCGATCACCCCACTGATCGAATCCAACAGGTGTGGTGGACAAATGAACTCTTGAGCTGCTCCAGACAGAATGATCAATTGGATCTCAGGGTGTTGTTGCAACAAGCTTGTTGCCAGCTCGCATCCTTTCCCATCAGGAAGCATGAGATCCACGATTGCGATATCAATGGGTTGCTGGGTACTGATGCTGTTGGCCATTTGCACGCAATCAGCTTTGGAGACCCTCTTAATCTCAGGGAAGCTTTCCACCAAGGCTGCCAAAAGATCCAGAAAGATCGTTTGGTCGTCGATGACAAGACAATGCATCTATTCATGATCCTGTTTTTGTGGTCTTGATGCCAGCACTGTCACCTGGCTTGATCTGTCGTCCACTTCCATTGCCCCGATGCTTGTTGACGCGACTCAGGATCAGCAGCACGTCAGGGTCGCTCGCCCATCGGATTAGGCAGTGGCAGGAGAGCTTGGTCGTGAGTCATCCGCGCTGGCCCGAAACGAGGAGCAAGCTCCCGATTCGCTTGCGATGAGTGGAGCCGGACTCTCGCTAGCGCGTGACTACCAGCTTTGATTGAGGCCAGGCTTGCATCAAGGCCAGGCGTTACCGAGTTTCAACACCCGGTGCCGGGGTGTTGTGGGGAAGCCCTTGTCGAGACTTGAACTCGAGACCTCTCCCTTACCAAGGGAGTGCTCTACCGCTGAGCTACAAGGGCATGTGTGGATGGGCCGGGTTGGATTTGAACCAACGTAGGCAGAGCCAGCGGATTTACAGTCCGCCCCCATTAACCACTCGGGCACCGACCCGACACACCGCGATAATTTACCAGCCCATGAGCTGGGCCTCGCTGGATACGATCGGATGACACCATTTCCGCGGGCGATGCAACTGCTGCTGCTCAATGGGCCCAATCTCAATTTGCTCGGGCAGCGGGAGCCCGGTCTGTATGGGCGTCAGACGCTTGATGCGATTGAGCAACAACTGAAACAGCGTGCCGCCACTGCCGGTGTGCAGTTGGACTGTTACCAGAGCAACTTTGAAGGTGCTCTTGTGGAGCGTATCCACCAGTCCATGGGCACGGCCGACGGCATCATGATCAATGCGGGTGCCTTCACCCACACCTCCATCGCGTTACGCGACGCTTTGCTCGGTGTGGCAATTCCTTACGTGGAGCTCCACTTGAGCAACACCCATGCGCGTGAGTCGTTTCGCCATCAGTCCTATCTGGCGGATCGAGCGGT
This region of Synechococcus sp. NOUM97013 genomic DNA includes:
- a CDS encoding glycerol-3-phosphate dehydrogenase/oxidase, which gives rise to MDDTCYDILIIGGGASGACVAYEAVRRGLRVALLEANDFASGTSSRSTKLLHGGVRYLELAFKTADQAQLRLVREALLERGHWLQQAPFLAHRLELALPTDCVIGQLYYRLGLGLYDALSGKAGIGSSRLLSREQLQVALPQLRDDIRRGVAYSDGQFDDARLNLLLALTAERAGAVVRNRTPVVALEKNSDGQVCGAISENASGERQRWRARTVVNATGLHADAVRRMASADCSERMLTSRGVHIVLKQNLCPERIGLLLPSTDDGRVLFMLPFFGGTLVGTTDTACPQEQAAQPSDQEQTYLLDYVKRWFPEVGDPDIGSCWAGGRPLLKPADADVNSSRVVREHEVETLPSGLVSVMGGKWTTCRPMAIDTLEAVAKQLDRPLPPPKTLPLLGSDVDPSRTSERLVQQRQLLNDLLPDSPWLQHQIEHLEGNHGLAAAELVSGWTAQQREPLSDVIPICEGELRHAVAAEHAHGITDLLARRNRLAMVNCSEAERLTPVVRTILEECGREDSSALALNA
- the glpK gene encoding glycerol kinase GlpK, yielding MAAPPLLLALDQGTSSSRAALYDERGCPIASATAPLAIQYPADGWVEQDPMAIWESQRLAMSRLEQSITPEQRSAVVACGITNQRETTILWRRSDGQPCGPALVWQDGRTAALCDRWKQEGLEQEWRAHTGLLLDPYFSASKIHWLIQHESAARQAANQNDLCFGTVESWLLWHLSGATRHCSDMSNASRTLLMDLQRREWVESFCEQAQLPTSALPTLVPCRGNFGAIAAGLPFAGVPIGALLGDQQAATLGQLCLEPGEAKCTYGTGAFLVVNTGGTIRRSDAGLLSTLGWTNDQGEPTYCLEGSLFNAGTVVQWLRDGLGIIETADEINRLANGVENSGGVMLVPAFTGWGTPHWDPGARGLLIGLTRNSCRAQIARAALDGIALSVAGLVQLAEQSIGHSLGELAVDGGAAASDPLLQAQADSTGLRVRRPAHLESTARGVALLAGVQAGVISDLSDLVSTREQQTATFTPSMGTEERQAWLKRWNDAVARSLHWHG
- a CDS encoding LysR substrate-binding domain-containing protein, translated to MSPAPNGWLTGRSKRLGTPHSQDLLTTNIVDAWLCPLHEAPTDGKDLTIFHLCQLPLQLLVYPDHPLLKRGDLTLDQVKQYPLEHIPPKAYPGTERVLQSLDFSPLRKTKKQTTQSGTSQQANASTLHLGSVLRHDQDKPKLVALPLRLNVNTGVALVTRREHSATTAIRDLRTDLEQRLKDFQLMHPEVQLIGSTANRTGRADEE
- a CDS encoding ATP-binding protein; its protein translation is MPKKKQSLAEKLSLTTGAQLILVAGSLSVFSFSLGRQGAIQQREALRARIPVVQVSEQLSKKLSYPTIINELNEAAIAADPELLNDFDRLSNRFWRQLHSFPVDYINFGGTNGIFLGLEKTNQSEILHYEDSERFGRGTMAVFSMTETGNRRKQEDTIPGMSATHQEAWYVDTVKAGKPTWSSIYAWEDKPDTFSISYNAPIVSNDQQLLGVVGVDMIINQLSTWLQDVWKNDQGLALIVEANGDLVASSSPTLTLVRDGKKIRRANISELDHQLASHLHTQYFQSRSQSGTDQSASISTPSTQPGLFKVDNEHFLTKSTAWGKNYGLDWYLITAVKADQEWGAAQRNQILFLGISITAILIALLINRRQIRGLLTPLTALTSASLSTKHQIKEGELDSESSSPLAYNCDLGASSTREVLDLNQAIQSMVEAFNRLTQTIRQKDEQALAAMSSKLKVSLEAASIAHEIKQPLSIVRLTSQSLHHALDRTVNQAIPKAINDGLVTLNQETERISTITEKIRALLRNAQTKTEPVDLIQVIESSVRYVESNHSNQRWFDSTPLQQISDEYTVIQGDAIQLQLALINLFKNAVEALSSEPRLAGQDEKSPLIRVSLHRNGHQWIIDVDDNGPGIPAERLSDLTLMSSKPEGSGLGLFLVRSAAEGHGGDLALSPSPLGGLRARITLPIRAAD
- a CDS encoding response regulator transcription factor, which encodes MHCLVIDDQTIFLDLLAALVESFPEIKRVSKADCVQMANSISTQQPIDIAIVDLMLPDGKGCELATSLLQQHPEIQLIILSGAAQEFICPPHLLDSISGVIDKADAFEALRNCLNQIIQPVHQTLTERQKEIYGLIGEGKSNKEIAQELGSSISTVETHRKAIARHMNLSGAELIRAAALNQHIQKID
- the aroQ gene encoding type II 3-dehydroquinate dehydratase, with product MQLLLLNGPNLNLLGQREPGLYGRQTLDAIEQQLKQRAATAGVQLDCYQSNFEGALVERIHQSMGTADGIMINAGAFTHTSIALRDALLGVAIPYVELHLSNTHARESFRHQSYLADRAVGVVCGFGPFSYELAFDGLLHHLRQVEA